Proteins encoded in a region of the Clostridium butyricum genome:
- a CDS encoding polyamine ABC transporter substrate-binding protein, translating to MKKNIKRIIAAIAMSIMMISCVGCGSSSTSADGKSKEVNLICWSEYLPDDVIESFEKEYGVNINMTTFSAPDEMLAKLQSSAEGTYDMIIGPVKDVPALKSEGVIDKLDTGKIENYKNIDPSYLGNINDPNNEYSIPYLSASVVIAVNTDVIKDNITSYEDLLNPKYKDSMVIIEDSRAVTAMALLAKGYDVNDCSDEALNAAGEYLTALKPNIHAFNGDSPKTLLINGECSLGLVYGAECALAQEENPAIKGIYPKEGPYFDSDVMMETKGGKNSENAELLMNYILDAKVSAEISKAFPYINPNKAAKEYLDEDYLNNELKNVPKEQLDKAKPLKDLGDNSSKIVDLWTKFKGNK from the coding sequence ATGAAAAAAAATATAAAAAGGATTATTGCAGCAATTGCAATGAGTATTATGATGATAAGTTGTGTTGGATGTGGAAGTTCATCAACTTCAGCTGATGGTAAAAGCAAGGAAGTAAATTTAATATGCTGGTCAGAATATTTACCTGATGATGTTATTGAATCATTTGAGAAAGAATATGGTGTAAACATAAATATGACAACATTCTCTGCACCTGATGAAATGCTTGCAAAACTTCAATCATCAGCAGAAGGAACATATGATATGATAATCGGACCTGTAAAAGATGTTCCTGCATTAAAATCAGAAGGGGTAATAGACAAGCTAGATACAGGAAAAATAGAAAATTATAAGAACATTGATCCAAGTTATCTTGGAAATATTAATGATCCTAATAATGAATATTCAATTCCATATCTATCAGCAAGTGTAGTAATTGCTGTAAATACAGATGTAATAAAAGATAATATTACAAGTTATGAAGATTTATTGAATCCTAAATATAAGGATTCTATGGTAATAATTGAAGATTCCAGAGCAGTTACAGCAATGGCTTTACTTGCAAAAGGATATGATGTTAATGATTGCAGCGATGAAGCATTAAATGCAGCAGGTGAATATTTAACAGCACTAAAACCTAATATTCATGCATTTAATGGAGATAGTCCTAAAACACTTCTTATAAATGGTGAATGTTCATTAGGTCTTGTGTATGGAGCAGAATGTGCACTTGCCCAAGAGGAGAATCCAGCAATAAAAGGCATTTATCCAAAAGAAGGACCTTATTTTGATTCAGATGTCATGATGGAAACAAAAGGTGGAAAAAATTCAGAAAATGCAGAACTTCTTATGAATTATATTTTAGATGCAAAAGTAAGTGCTGAAATTTCAAAGGCATTTCCATATATTAATCCCAATAAGGCTGCTAAAGAATATTTAGATGAAGATTATTTAAATAATGAGCTAAAGAATGTTCCCAAGGAACAGCTTGATAAGGCTAAGCCTTTAAAAGATCTTGGAGATAATTCATCAAAGATAGTTGATTTGTGGACAAAATTTAAAGGGAATAAATAG
- a CDS encoding P-II family nitrogen regulator has product MKELVLIIRPEKLEIVKEILDGVHCGGMTISSVMGCGTQRGSSNGVNEIKGLKTNINLLPKIRVEAVIDESNLEEIILQIRDKVATGNVGDGKIFIRNIEDAVRIRTGERGTKAL; this is encoded by the coding sequence ATGAAAGAATTAGTACTTATAATAAGACCAGAAAAATTAGAAATAGTAAAAGAAATTTTAGATGGTGTTCATTGTGGTGGAATGACAATATCAAGTGTAATGGGATGCGGTACTCAAAGAGGTTCTTCAAATGGAGTCAATGAAATTAAGGGATTAAAAACAAATATAAATCTGCTTCCTAAAATAAGAGTTGAGGCAGTAATTGATGAAAGTAACCTTGAAGAGATCATCTTGCAGATCAGAGACAAAGTTGCCACAGGAAATGTTGGAGATGGTAAAATATTTATACGTAATATAGAAGATGCTGTTCGTATAAGAACTGGAGAAAGAGGAACTAAAGCATTATAA
- a CDS encoding DUF2971 domain-containing protein, whose translation MGLNSNIKIINSTTCHCCSLNVFKSIIKNKSIRLCDMRNSNDPMEVIAAGKYIINLIDDEYKKTNNKKYLLLKETFKECIPEFNPYVASFTNMVNKTIFKRYAEDGQGIGINFHSSYFGIGIYIVNDHKEIYYVPVVYDPYDSSHYALEVINYYIKEQITIEEATLELLKISCMYKTKEWKDEKEIRIFYVPSEKKLLGEKHFFEKGNKERSYYNLEFNKFETEKIIENIILGPNFQKEKVQCIKEFLKKNKFEYVNVYSYEEAYRESLKKKIILGFS comes from the coding sequence ATGGGATTAAACTCAAACATAAAGATAATAAATTCAACTACATGTCATTGCTGCTCACTTAATGTTTTTAAAAGCATAATAAAAAATAAGTCTATAAGATTGTGTGATATGAGAAACAGCAATGATCCTATGGAAGTTATTGCAGCAGGAAAATACATAATAAACTTAATAGATGATGAATACAAAAAGACAAATAATAAAAAATATCTTTTATTAAAAGAGACGTTTAAAGAGTGTATACCAGAGTTTAATCCATACGTTGCATCTTTTACTAATATGGTTAATAAAACAATATTTAAAAGATATGCAGAAGATGGGCAAGGGATAGGAATCAATTTTCATTCATCATATTTTGGAATAGGAATTTATATTGTAAATGATCATAAGGAAATCTATTATGTTCCAGTGGTATATGATCCTTATGATTCAAGTCATTATGCATTAGAAGTTATTAATTATTATATAAAAGAACAAATAACAATAGAAGAAGCTACTTTAGAATTATTAAAAATTTCATGTATGTATAAAACTAAAGAATGGAAAGATGAAAAAGAAATAAGAATATTTTATGTTCCATCAGAAAAAAAACTTCTTGGAGAAAAACATTTTTTCGAAAAAGGCAATAAGGAACGATCGTATTATAATCTTGAATTTAATAAGTTTGAAACTGAAAAAATAATTGAGAATATAATTTTAGGTCCAAATTTTCAAAAAGAGAAGGTTCAATGTATAAAAGAATTTTTGAAGAAAAATAAATTTGAATATGTAAATGTATATAGCTATGAAGAAGCTTATAGAGAATCACTAAAAAAGAAAATAATTTTAGGGTTTAGTTAG
- a CDS encoding YczE/YyaS/YitT family protein, with the protein MKILFETFFKLIIGFIIASIGVVMTINSNLGLSPWDVLHQGLSKITPLSIGGACIVVGLTVVLFSMFLGVNLGIGTILNTILMGVFIDWISYLNIIPLCSNFFTGTIMMILGMFLLGIGTYLYMSCGLGCGPRDGLMVALTKITKKPVKMIRAVIELSAMTAGYFLGGFVGIGTIITALGVGYCIQIIFTIFNFNANSIHHKSIKETFLWIKNCISSTSTTYDNISI; encoded by the coding sequence ATGAAAATTTTATTTGAAACTTTTTTTAAGCTTATTATTGGATTTATAATAGCTTCTATTGGCGTTGTTATGACTATAAATTCTAATTTAGGCCTTAGTCCATGGGATGTTCTTCATCAGGGATTGTCTAAAATAACGCCTTTATCTATTGGAGGCGCATGTATTGTTGTAGGTCTTACAGTTGTTCTTTTCAGTATGTTCCTTGGTGTAAATCTTGGTATTGGTACAATTTTAAATACAATTCTAATGGGTGTATTTATAGACTGGATATCATACTTAAATATTATTCCTTTATGCAGTAATTTCTTTACTGGAACAATAATGATGATTTTAGGAATGTTTCTACTTGGTATTGGAACTTATCTCTATATGAGCTGTGGACTTGGATGTGGTCCAAGAGATGGACTTATGGTTGCCTTAACAAAAATCACAAAAAAACCCGTAAAAATGATACGAGCTGTGATAGAACTCAGTGCTATGACTGCTGGATACTTTTTAGGCGGTTTTGTTGGTATTGGTACAATCATAACAGCCTTAGGTGTTGGATATTGCATACAGATAATTTTTACAATTTTTAATTTCAATGCTAATTCTATTCATCATAAATCTATAAAAGAAACTTTTCTTTGGATTAAAAACTGTATATCTAGTACTTCAACCACATATGACAATATATCCATATAA
- a CDS encoding HAMP domain-containing sensor histidine kinase — translation MARKSKKHSIRCRILKSLINLIAVIFFIIVILFNLLVNRYIEKSAKYKLENIKFISQDNEDVSIKEKFPDKEMNTEDKKYIHIIKRVQEQSKQMGSFSDIEMMVIDSQYKTLFPKENDDMLEDIDKYNNISYELKEDEFDLDSNKIVKIQTENGYYYVCAMNIIDYGKKTNEYLIFFIDISMLMNLAVKIDILLCAIMCVAGVFAIATSIILSRKIAEPIQKLSLFAHRIGEGDFKQCDYDFSDKELNELLDTMNTAAKYLDEYDKEQKIFFQNVSHELRTPLMSIKGYAEGIKYGLMDKNSASDIILEEGNRLGELIEELLYVSKMDNITKDYVLVERDLREILSDCALKQKAIAVNRGLEFKFKFDENPVLLVCDEKSVYRAFSNIINNSIRYADKTITLTCRNEEKNKFISIENDGENINEKDLTNIFERFYKGNKGKHGIGLSIVKSVINKHDGVVYAENIENGVRFIVKF, via the coding sequence ATGGCTAGAAAATCAAAAAAACATAGTATAAGATGTCGTATCCTTAAGAGTTTAATAAATTTAATTGCAGTGATATTTTTTATTATAGTCATATTATTTAATCTTTTGGTTAATAGGTACATAGAGAAAAGTGCAAAATATAAACTTGAAAATATTAAATTTATATCTCAAGATAATGAAGATGTTTCTATAAAAGAAAAATTTCCCGATAAGGAAATGAATACTGAAGATAAAAAATACATTCATATTATAAAGCGTGTACAAGAACAGTCTAAACAAATGGGATCATTTTCAGATATAGAAATGATGGTTATAGATTCTCAGTACAAGACACTCTTTCCAAAAGAAAATGACGATATGTTAGAAGATATTGATAAATACAATAATATATCTTATGAATTAAAAGAAGATGAATTTGATTTAGATTCCAACAAAATAGTGAAAATTCAAACTGAAAATGGATATTATTATGTATGCGCTATGAACATAATTGATTATGGGAAGAAAACCAATGAATATCTTATTTTCTTTATTGATATATCTATGTTAATGAATTTAGCAGTAAAGATAGATATACTTTTATGCGCAATTATGTGTGTAGCTGGAGTATTTGCAATTGCAACATCTATAATATTATCGAGAAAGATAGCAGAACCAATTCAGAAATTATCATTATTTGCACATAGAATTGGAGAAGGAGATTTTAAGCAGTGTGATTATGATTTTTCAGACAAAGAACTTAATGAGCTTCTTGATACTATGAATACTGCAGCAAAATATTTAGATGAATATGATAAAGAACAGAAGATTTTTTTTCAGAATGTTTCACACGAACTAAGGACACCTCTTATGTCTATTAAAGGGTATGCAGAAGGAATAAAATATGGTCTTATGGATAAAAATAGTGCAAGTGATATAATTCTTGAAGAAGGTAATCGTCTTGGTGAATTAATAGAAGAGTTGTTGTATGTATCAAAAATGGATAATATAACTAAAGATTATGTACTTGTAGAAAGGGATCTGAGAGAAATTCTTTCTGACTGTGCACTAAAACAAAAAGCAATTGCAGTTAATAGAGGATTAGAATTTAAATTTAAATTTGATGAAAATCCTGTATTATTAGTATGTGACGAAAAGTCAGTATATAGAGCTTTTTCAAATATAATAAATAATAGTATTAGGTATGCTGATAAAACAATAACATTAACGTGTAGAAATGAAGAAAAAAATAAATTTATATCTATTGAAAATGATGGTGAAAATATAAATGAAAAAGATCTTACGAATATTTTTGAAAGATTTTATAAAGGAAATAAAGGAAAGCATGGCATAGGATTATCTATAGTAAAATCAGTTATAAATAAACATGATGGAGTTGTTTACGCTGAAAACATAGAAAATGGAGTAAGGTTTATAGTAAAATTTTAG
- a CDS encoding response regulator transcription factor — protein sequence MSKLIYIADDEDNIRYLVKTFLENTGYEVEDFNNGELLLEKFQIKPCDMVILDVMMPGSDGFEICKKIREESIVPIIMLTARDTDIDYITGITLGSDDYFTKPFSPMSLVMRVKAIFRRIEFEHNINIEKNIPISELKFGNITINLHNKIVTFKDENLDLTPNEYNLLKYLFENCERAVSREELLDKIWGYDSEVETRAADDTVKRLRKKISHTDVSIETVWGFGFRLKDK from the coding sequence ATGTCAAAACTTATTTATATAGCAGATGATGAAGATAATATAAGATATCTTGTGAAAACTTTTCTTGAAAATACAGGATATGAAGTAGAGGATTTTAATAATGGTGAATTGCTGCTTGAAAAATTTCAAATAAAGCCATGTGATATGGTAATTCTTGATGTTATGATGCCAGGTAGTGATGGATTTGAAATATGTAAAAAGATAAGAGAAGAAAGTATAGTGCCTATTATAATGTTAACAGCAAGAGACACAGATATTGATTATATAACAGGAATAACTCTTGGAAGTGATGATTATTTTACAAAACCATTTAGCCCAATGTCATTAGTTATGAGGGTAAAAGCAATATTTAGAAGAATAGAATTTGAACATAACATTAATATTGAAAAAAATATACCAATATCAGAATTAAAATTTGGTAATATAACTATAAATCTTCACAATAAAATTGTAACATTTAAAGATGAAAATCTTGATTTAACACCAAATGAATATAATTTATTAAAATATCTTTTTGAAAATTGTGAAAGAGCAGTGTCAAGAGAGGAATTATTAGACAAAATATGGGGATATGATAGTGAAGTAGAAACAAGAGCTGCAGATGATACGGTAAAAAGATTAAGAAAAAAGATTTCACATACAGATGTATCTATTGAAACGGTATGGGGATTTGGGTTTAGGTTAAAGGATAAGTAA
- a CDS encoding FAD:protein FMN transferase, with the protein MNSFAESSEYIFNTKIYMNISINLEDEKVVLEKASNYMRNLEKKLNFYDENSEISLINRNSGIKFVKVSEDTFNVIKSAKFCSELTNGVFDATIAPLVKKWSVNSSSPKVLSIEEVNTVKSLVDYKDILLCEDNKSVMLARKDQEIDLGGIAKGYIADKIIELYKENGIKSGIINLGGNVKVLGKKSDDLMWNIGIIKPEKHANENIAVVSVEDMSVVTSGAYERAFSYNGKMYHHIINPITGYPAETDLKSITVICKDSVHADALSTPLFIMGKYKAYEFMKSKQISGIMVTDDDKIIITKDLLKNFKLFKDYEVLAF; encoded by the coding sequence ATGAATAGTTTTGCAGAAAGTAGTGAATATATTTTTAATACTAAAATTTATATGAATATATCAATTAATCTTGAAGATGAAAAGGTGGTTTTAGAAAAAGCTTCAAATTATATGAGAAACCTAGAAAAAAAATTAAATTTCTATGATGAAAATAGTGAAATTTCATTAATTAATAGAAATAGTGGAATAAAATTTGTGAAAGTATCAGAGGATACTTTCAATGTAATTAAGAGTGCAAAATTTTGTTCAGAACTTACTAATGGAGTTTTTGATGCTACAATTGCTCCATTAGTGAAAAAATGGAGTGTAAATTCATCTTCTCCAAAAGTTTTAAGTATTGAGGAAGTGAACACAGTAAAATCTTTAGTTGATTATAAAGATATACTTTTGTGTGAAGATAATAAAAGTGTTATGCTTGCAAGAAAAGATCAAGAGATAGATTTAGGTGGAATAGCTAAGGGATATATAGCAGATAAAATAATAGAATTATATAAAGAAAATGGAATTAAAAGTGGAATAATAAACTTAGGTGGAAATGTCAAGGTTCTTGGGAAAAAATCAGATGATTTAATGTGGAATATTGGAATTATAAAACCAGAAAAGCATGCAAATGAGAATATTGCTGTAGTATCTGTAGAAGATATGTCTGTTGTAACATCAGGTGCATATGAAAGAGCTTTTTCATATAATGGAAAGATGTATCATCATATAATTAATCCTATTACTGGATATCCAGCAGAAACTGATTTAAAGAGCATAACAGTAATATGTAAAGATTCTGTTCATGCAGATGCATTGTCTACACCTCTATTTATTATGGGGAAATATAAAGCTTATGAATTTATGAAATCAAAACAAATTAGTGGTATTATGGTTACTGATGATGATAAAATTATAATTACAAAAGATTTGCTTAAGAACTTTAAGCTATTTAAGGATTATGAAGTCTTAGCATTTTAA
- a CDS encoding FMN-binding protein, with amino-acid sequence MKNSKNKIVAAVICGMVLGSVGTSVVGNFQGKKDNEIYTASNEIKSSTSDKNSDAADTLNENSERGEKGPGGKGGHHKGEASLDSTESIDVSTGNYNDGVYKGTADGYAKNLSVQVEISDGKISDIEITSHNETPGFYEKAFELVPAEIIENQSTNVDTASGATYSSVGIINAVNNALAESKA; translated from the coding sequence ATGAAAAATAGCAAAAATAAAATAGTAGCAGCGGTAATATGTGGTATGGTTTTAGGGTCAGTAGGAACAAGTGTTGTAGGTAATTTTCAAGGAAAAAAGGATAATGAAATATATACTGCTTCAAATGAAATTAAAAGCAGTACTTCAGATAAAAACAGTGATGCTGCAGATACTTTAAATGAAAACTCTGAAAGAGGAGAAAAGGGGCCTGGAGGAAAAGGAGGTCACCATAAAGGTGAAGCATCACTTGACTCAACTGAAAGCATAGATGTATCAACAGGAAATTATAATGATGGAGTATATAAGGGAACCGCAGATGGGTATGCTAAGAATTTAAGTGTACAAGTTGAAATTTCAGATGGAAAAATATCTGATATTGAAATTACAAGCCATAATGAGACACCAGGATTTTATGAAAAAGCATTTGAGTTGGTACCAGCTGAAATAATTGAAAATCAAAGCACAAATGTAGATACTGCATCAGGAGCAACTTATAGTAGCGTTGGTATTATAAATGCAGTAAATAATGCACTTGCTGAATCTAAAGCTTAG
- a CDS encoding 4Fe-4S binding protein: MKNIKKSTLRLTVQLVMLIVVIVAALNHYLSSIDKAIPWISESTFHYICPICGVTSIYQFLTSSTLFVVKLKSTLGIIIGLVIMASVLFGPIICGFICPFGAIQDFTAKLGKRIFKRRYNNFISKKLHDKLKYLRYVMLILAIILTGMSGGVMLLEKINPYHGFLSIFKGTINFTGLAILAIIIGVSLFEQRPWCKYLCPYGAFLGLFNKIKVFRIVRQKSTCVGCKKCSRQCPMKIEVHSSDEVRELECISCFECVDYKVCPKDNTISCSSDDFENNKIKIIDNETIIK; this comes from the coding sequence ATGAAAAATATAAAAAAAAGCACATTAAGATTAACAGTTCAACTTGTAATGCTCATTGTTGTTATTGTTGCAGCATTAAATCATTACTTAAGTTCAATAGATAAGGCAATACCTTGGATTTCAGAATCAACATTTCATTATATCTGTCCAATATGTGGTGTTACGAGTATATATCAATTTTTAACTTCATCTACATTGTTTGTTGTGAAACTAAAAAGTACATTAGGAATAATTATAGGACTTGTTATTATGGCAAGTGTTTTATTTGGACCAATAATATGTGGGTTTATATGTCCATTTGGAGCAATTCAAGATTTTACAGCAAAGCTAGGAAAAAGAATATTTAAAAGAAGATATAACAATTTTATATCAAAGAAACTACATGATAAGCTAAAATATTTAAGATATGTAATGCTCATATTAGCAATTATTTTAACAGGAATGTCTGGGGGAGTAATGTTATTAGAAAAGATAAATCCATATCATGGTTTCTTATCAATATTTAAAGGAACAATTAATTTTACTGGATTAGCCATATTGGCAATAATTATTGGAGTATCACTATTTGAACAAAGACCATGGTGTAAATATTTATGTCCATATGGAGCATTTTTAGGGTTATTCAATAAAATTAAAGTCTTTAGAATTGTAAGACAAAAATCAACATGCGTAGGATGTAAAAAGTGTTCAAGACAGTGTCCTATGAAGATAGAAGTACATTCATCAGATGAAGTAAGAGAACTTGAATGTATATCGTGTTTTGAATGTGTTGATTATAAAGTTTGTCCAAAAGATAATACAATTTCATGTTCAAGTGATGATTTTGAGAATAATAAGATTAAGATTATAGATAATGAAACAATTATAAAATAA
- a CDS encoding MFS transporter, with product MKLFNKDFILVLIGQIISLFGNSILRFALPLYMLNITKSASLFGIVSACSFIPMIFATPIGGLIADRINKRNIMVFLDFLTASITCISMVLMGKVNLVILILICLILLYSIQGIYQPTVQASIPFLVPSNDIIQANASINLVASLANLIGPVIGGILFGFWGIIPILYISGLCFFAAAIMEMFINIPSVKKYKDTKFLCSILTDMKDSFTFMIHHRPEILKMSFIISIFNLILSACAMIGLPIVITQNLGLSLETANRLYGYVEGAMGAGSLIGGILAGVLAKNIKIRYANLLIIICSLTFLPIAVALSSSLPVITTYVIITASSFFMMMLASFFSIQLMSCLQILTPNELLGKVISCAMCIVMCATPLGQAIYGIAFQHFSKIPQIIFLIAMIFTIIIGLGTTRIFRDVDKLTKTIQRGI from the coding sequence ATGAAATTATTCAATAAAGATTTTATACTAGTATTAATAGGACAAATCATTTCATTGTTTGGTAATTCAATATTACGTTTTGCTCTGCCACTTTATATGCTTAACATTACAAAATCTGCTTCACTTTTTGGAATAGTATCTGCATGTTCATTCATTCCAATGATTTTTGCTACACCAATAGGAGGATTAATTGCTGATAGGATTAATAAACGAAATATAATGGTCTTTTTAGATTTTTTAACTGCTTCAATAACATGTATTTCAATGGTTCTTATGGGAAAGGTTAATTTAGTAATACTAATTTTGATTTGTTTAATCCTATTATACAGCATTCAAGGTATTTATCAGCCAACAGTACAGGCAAGTATACCATTTCTTGTACCATCTAATGACATTATACAAGCTAATGCCTCAATAAACCTTGTTGCTTCGCTTGCAAATCTAATCGGTCCAGTTATTGGTGGGATATTATTTGGATTTTGGGGAATAATCCCCATACTATATATCTCTGGATTATGCTTCTTTGCTGCTGCTATAATGGAGATGTTTATTAATATTCCATCTGTAAAAAAATATAAAGACACCAAATTCCTATGCTCAATTTTAACTGACATGAAAGACAGTTTCACTTTTATGATCCATCATAGACCTGAAATTTTGAAAATGTCTTTTATTATTTCAATATTTAATCTAATACTATCAGCATGCGCTATGATTGGTCTTCCAATTGTTATTACTCAAAACCTTGGATTAAGTCTTGAAACAGCTAATAGATTATATGGATATGTAGAAGGGGCCATGGGTGCTGGTAGCCTTATCGGTGGGATTTTAGCAGGAGTACTAGCAAAAAATATTAAAATACGATATGCAAATTTATTAATTATTATATGTAGCCTTACTTTCCTCCCAATTGCAGTTGCACTCTCTAGTAGTTTACCAGTAATTACAACTTATGTTATAATTACTGCAAGTTCATTTTTCATGATGATGTTAGCTTCATTTTTCAGTATACAGCTTATGTCATGCTTACAGATTCTCACACCAAATGAACTGCTTGGAAAAGTAATTTCCTGTGCAATGTGCATTGTAATGTGTGCAACTCCATTAGGTCAAGCAATATATGGAATAGCTTTTCAACATTTTTCAAAAATCCCTCAAATTATTTTCTTAATAGCTATGATATTTACTATAATTATTGGTCTTGGAACCACTAGAATATTTAGAGATGTTGATAAATTAACAAAAACTATTCAGCGAGGAATTTAG
- a CDS encoding LytTR family DNA-binding domain-containing protein, whose amino-acid sequence MKVQIDINEDLNDLEIIIKCAAINDTVLTLQKYLLEISKEKKHLIFYQNEKEFYFSINQILFFETSENGIAAHTKNDIYQVHHKLYELEEMLPAYFMRVSKSTILNTHEIYSITKNITSSSKVEFHNTHKVVYVSRNYYKALKNNLHDSRL is encoded by the coding sequence ATGAAAGTACAAATTGATATAAATGAAGATTTGAATGACTTAGAAATCATAATAAAATGTGCTGCCATAAACGATACTGTTTTGACACTTCAAAAATATTTATTAGAAATTTCTAAGGAAAAAAAACATCTTATATTTTATCAAAATGAGAAAGAATTCTATTTTTCAATTAATCAGATTTTATTTTTTGAAACATCAGAAAATGGAATTGCAGCTCATACTAAAAATGATATTTACCAGGTGCATCATAAACTATATGAACTTGAAGAAATGCTTCCCGCATATTTTATGAGAGTTTCTAAGTCAACAATTTTGAATACTCATGAAATATATAGCATAACTAAAAACATTACTTCATCAAGTAAAGTTGAATTTCATAATACACATAAAGTTGTTTATGTATCTAGAAATTATTATAAAGCATTGAAAAATAATCTGCATGACAGCAGATTATAA
- a CDS encoding LiaF transmembrane domain-containing protein, giving the protein MKCNKNNRIFTGLLFIIAAIILIISKLGYFGDFNLWSLALTIFFVIIIIKSIYPIKFAGILFPLAFLCIIYSKELGIEQLTPWTVLIVATLGTIGLSIIFQNKVNINNKVGKDYEFIVIDEEDKSNIVQKTSFSGITKYINSDDFKQADLHCTCGAMEIYFDSAKIKDKTAVVQINATCSGIELFLPKEWTIENHISTTLSGIDEKNRNTPDGSATLLLIGEITLSGITITFV; this is encoded by the coding sequence ATGAAATGTAATAAAAATAATAGAATATTCACAGGTCTTCTGTTTATTATTGCTGCCATTATACTAATAATTAGTAAACTAGGTTACTTTGGAGATTTTAATCTATGGTCATTAGCATTAACTATTTTCTTCGTTATTATTATAATAAAAAGCATTTATCCAATAAAATTCGCTGGAATATTATTTCCACTTGCTTTCTTATGCATAATTTACAGTAAAGAACTTGGAATAGAACAACTTACACCATGGACTGTGCTTATAGTTGCTACTCTTGGAACAATTGGATTGTCTATAATATTTCAGAACAAAGTTAATATAAACAATAAAGTAGGTAAAGATTATGAATTTATTGTTATTGATGAAGAAGACAAAAGCAATATTGTTCAAAAAACATCCTTTAGCGGAATAACTAAATATATTAATTCAGATGATTTTAAACAAGCTGATTTACACTGCACCTGTGGCGCTATGGAAATATATTTCGATAGCGCTAAAATTAAAGATAAAACAGCAGTAGTACAAATCAATGCAACTTGTTCTGGAATAGAATTATTTCTTCCTAAAGAATGGACTATAGAAAATCACATTTCAACAACATTAAGTGGAATTGATGAAAAAAATCGTAATACACCAGATGGTTCTGCAACACTGCTCTTAATTGGTGAAATAACTTTAAGTGGTATAACAATAACTTTTGTATAA
- a CDS encoding GNAT family N-acetyltransferase, which produces MIFKEKNVILNDGTKCILRSPNYKDAASMLEHLKITSDETYFMVRYPEEITIKVEEEEESINCIINSKTDLMIAAFVNNELVGNAGIKPIRNHIKLKHRAGFGISIKQKYWNNGIGDILINEIISEAGLMGYEQIELGVFADNKRAQYLYKKNGFEVWGNTKNAFKLKDGTYRDEIIMGRSIL; this is translated from the coding sequence ATGATATTCAAAGAAAAGAACGTTATATTAAACGATGGGACAAAATGTATTTTGAGAAGTCCAAATTATAAAGATGCAGCAAGTATGCTAGAACACTTAAAAATCACATCTGATGAAACATATTTTATGGTTAGATATCCTGAAGAAATTACAATTAAAGTTGAAGAAGAAGAAGAAAGCATAAATTGTATCATAAATAGTAAAACAGATTTAATGATTGCAGCATTTGTAAATAATGAACTTGTTGGAAATGCAGGTATTAAACCTATCAGAAATCATATTAAACTCAAACATAGGGCTGGATTTGGTATATCTATAAAACAAAAGTATTGGAATAATGGAATTGGTGATATACTAATTAATGAGATTATTAGTGAAGCAGGACTTATGGGTTATGAACAGATAGAGCTTGGAGTATTTGCGGATAATAAAAGAGCTCAATATTTATATAAAAAGAATGGATTTGAAGTTTGGGGAAATACAAAGAATGCATTCAAACTTAAAGATGGAACATATCGTGATGAAATTATAATGGGAAGAAGTATTTTATAA